ATGGAAGCTGCGTGAGTGCCGGGCGGGGGAGCCGCCCCGGCTGGGAGCGGGGAGGGGTAGGAACCAcctcatccctgccctgcttaTGGTGCCCCAGCCCTCTTTCTACATTGCTGACTGGATTTTTTAACTCCTGGAAGTCCTGTTGGAAAACATAGCGGCACAATGAATAGCGTGGCCTTGTCAGTGCTGTTTTCAAAGGGTCACTGTCTATTTTTTCCGGATAGTTGCTGCAGCGCTAAGCTAAGTGCCTGTCTAACCCCACATGACTCTACTGTAGTACAAGAACAACCGAGGCAgtgagggatggggcatctgTCAAGGGACAACCCTGGATGTACCAAGAGACTGGGGAATGAAAGGCTGGAGAGCAGTCCCACAAAAAGGGATGTGGGGTTCCTGGTCGGTGTCAAGTTGAAAATGAGTCACCAGTGTGCTCTGGTAGCCCAAAGggccagctgtgccctggggtgCGCCGAGGAAGGTGATggtcccactctgctctgtgctggtgcagcctcacctcggGTCCTGAGGGCAGGTTTGGACACCACAGTTTAAGAAGGATAGAAAGCTTTTGGAGAGATCCAAAGAAGGGCTGTGAATatggtgaagggtctagagGAGAAGCCATGCAAAGGAGTTACTGAGATCTCTTGGcttcttcagcctggaggagactgagggcagAGCTTATCATGAGCTGCAGCTTCTTCTTGAGTGCGTTGGAAGGACAGCTTCGATCTCTGCTGTGTGTGACCAGTGAAAGGACCTGAGAGagcccctggagctgtgctgggggatgtttaggttgaatattaggaaaGTGTTCTTCGCAGGAGCAGGAGGTACTTACTGCACCAAGCCTGTTTGTTACAGCCTGTCCTGTTTGGCCAATGCTCTCAGGCAAGGGGGGATTGTCCTGTGTAGGACAAGCAGGAGTAGAACCTGGtcatccttgtgggtcccttccaactcagcatagTCTGTCTTTCAATGGAAACTGCTCTTGTGAGCCACATAGTAATGGGGCATTCCCCTCAGTATCAGGGAGAAGGCCCCAAACTTAGCCCCTATGGGGTTTTCCTTCCTTGGTGCTCAGCTTGTTACAGAAGGCTCACTGAGCTCTCTGCTGCAAGAGAAATGAGGTGATCTTTGCAGGGCCTGTGTGTCCCACCCTCTTGAAATTCCTTTGCAACAGACAGTAAGAATCTGCTGGTTTCATGTCCATTATTCTTCCTCTGAAGGAGCAGTAGACAGTTGCTGACTATCAGTTTCTCGCTGGTCACTGATGAGTTATTTCATAGGGGCTGTTGAGGAATGCTTAGAAGCAATAGGATGTGATCAGTTGCTTTAGTCAGTGAGTGGGCTCTGGAAACTGGCTGTCAGAAATAGTGTCCTTGGCTGATAACACATGAAGTCATCTGAGATTACTGATTTAGGAATTGTGTATCTTTCTGAGCAGAAAGCCAGTTTGCTATATTATCTTCCCATCCCTGAAACTCCAATTGCAGGAAGAACTGGAAGTCTGTCCATCTCCATTTTCCATAGGTGTGCAGAGATTCTTGATCTGCTGCCCCACCTTAGCATCCCCTTTAGAGGGAAAAGCATTCTGAGTGTTAGGGATGTTTCAGCAATGCTAATTAGGAGTTGAGTGTTACTGGGCTGGTGGGTGATAGCTGGTGACAAGAActtcatgaaataaaaattttgtggGTTTAAGGGACTTGTGGGAGGGCAAATTAACCTATCTGCCCAAGGCAGACATCAGTTTATTACCTGGCTTTTAGGAACAGGGTTGGATGCTTCCACAATGACTTTTAAACTTACAATATATTATTAAGAAGGAAATCAAGACAGGAAGAAGTGGAGCTGCTGACACACTCATTTCAGCAGCAATGCTCAGCATCTGTCCTTGCAATTTTAACTAGTGAGCTGGTGTAGTAATGCTAATTGTACTTTTGGTTACCTTATAGTCTGTATATCCTTACAGGCTTTGTGTTAGCATTTTTATGTGGAAGTTTGGTCTTTCAACACAATACAGGTGTATTTTCAGATTTGCCCTTCACATGTAATTTATGGTCCAGTCACCTTTGTAATTTGAAAGGTGTTTCTCCAGCCCAAGTGAAAGTTGCGcagttttgctttcagaaaaccACTCTTGAGATTTTGAGATCAAAGTACCTGTAATTATTATTGCAGCCATCCAAAATCCTTTTGGATTAGTGTTGCATGTAAAATGATCACATTGCTCCTCCCAGCCAAACAATCTGAATGAAAGCTGAATGGATGCTACCTAGCCTTTTTATAGACTCTTAACCATTTTTACAGTTTCATAACTATTAGGCATGCAAATCCTGGGACGTTTCAAAGAAGAGAACAGTTAGATGAAGATATTGCTAAATGCATCTGTCAAAAGCCCCTGCCAAAATTTTGAGTGAATTTAAAATTCCACTGTGAGGTGTGTAAGCAAATGTGCTAATTTGGCTTCTTTTTTGCCCCAGATTGGTTTCTTTATGATGGGATTTTCATAGAGGTCTGTTGTTGCAGTGTCAGAGCGTCCCCTCAGCTCCCAGTTTTTTAACAGTCATTTAACATCAATCAGATTTGTTAGTTTCTGCCCATTTGGATGGATATTTACCCTCCTTTGTCACAGCTGCATGCCCTGCAGTGCTCAGTTTTGCCTGTGTTCTCTAGTGGGGATGTAGCAAAGCCTCTGCCAAAGCTCCACCTCTCCCCACTGCTGAGTCTGGCTTTTTTCTGGGTAAGGTAACAAACTAtactgctgctcctctgccagtTCCTCACAGGCTGGactgtctgctgctgctctctagAACAGGATTAGAGGGCCTTTCACTAGATGACTCTGGCTGCTGTGCATTATTGCAGGTAAAGTGCCTTGCTGCACTTGAGCAAATCTTTAAAAGCTCTTGAACTGCTGCAAGTGAGAGAAGATGCTTTCTGTAAGCCACATGAGCACTGGAGTCATGAAACTTTGGTCAGCAAATGTTTTAAGTTCAGCAGGAAGAGCCAAGAAGGACTGTTCAAAGCAAGATAATAGCGTGACTTCTTATCTGaacagtggctgctgcagcttgtCCAGTGGAAACTGGAAAGTGTTTCtggagaaagactttttttagaCCTTTTGGAGGGATGGGttgaaaatttttattactgatCTGTAATaagtgtttgctttgttttgtgcaGAAGAAATCATGGCCCACAGCAGCAATGTATCCTCAGTAGTCCTGGGAAAAGGTTCAGGCCGGATGCTGGCCACTGGAGGAGACGACTGTCGGGTCAACATATGGTCAGTTAGCAAGCCCAACTGCATCATGGTAAGAACAGGCCTGTTTTCAGCTTTTGGGGGATGGGAATATTAATTCTGAGGTTTGGAGGGTAGAGAATGAGGGGAAAGATTGTTGGGGTGGAGCCTGTGGGACTTTTAAGTAGAGTTTGCAAACACAAAGCTGTGTAACCAGATTCTAGCTAAAGATAGGGACAGAACTGGGTGCCTGGTGAGACCACTGCTCTAGAGACGTTGTGGGAGTACTTGAGCTGGACCAGTGCTTACTCAGATAATAAATACTGTGCTTTATTATATTACCAGGCTAATTAAAGGAAGAGTTTTGTACAAGAACAGCTATAGTTTTTAGTGCGGGCTACAGGGGCCAGTTTTATACCCTGGAGTTTGCAGTCACAGCAGGACATATCCCCAGCAGGATGCATTCCCACCTGTGCCCTAACTGTCACCATGAAGGCTGCCACAATAGTTTGCTGTAGGCTGGGGAGGAGTAACTCTGCTTGCAGTGTGTTAGCAAGGGTAGAGTTACCCCAGCAGTGATCACTAAAGAGCACCATAAATACATACTTAACAGATATCTATCCTGCATCACTTTGAGTGGGTGTTGTATAAAACCAACTTTAGCACATCTCCtgtcatttatttaattaacaaCACAATAATGTTGTGGTATCAAAGGCGTTGCTCTAGCCAGTGTGAGCcttgtgagaaaaaaatcaggaaagtCAGGTCAAAAAGGCTAAAAGGAGAATCTGtccactttatttttctgttcattaagTGTGTGAATGATCACCTTTGGCAGGGCTGTATTTTTTGCATAGTGTAGTTAAGCAGTATCTTTTCAAGCCCTTGGTGATGGCATGACTCCAGTTTGAAACTGGACTATTGCCTTACTAGAGAAGAAGGTTGAAGGACTCACTCTGTACCTTTCTgtggtggcagagctgcaccTCTCCTGTGCTTCCTGGAACCCCAgatgctgagagctgctgtttctgagAGGCAGGGACTGACTGAAGCTGCTTGTGCCATTCTTGTATATCAAAAGAACCttgatttttggggttgtccTCTGAAgttcattttcagtgtttatatTATAATGATTATGGATGTTTGTGttgggaaagaggaagaagaggaactTTTGTAACACTGGGACTTGGTTTAAGTGTGAGCTCTAGTTCTCAGTAATGGCAGTTGCAACTGTGGATTTTGTAAAGAATTTCAATTGCACATAGATTCCTAAGAAAGCTCCATCAGAACAGGCAGCTTCCAACTGGCATTCCCAGCCTCTGTATGTGTGTGGGAGGCACAGAGCTAGCATAGctatttaaaaagacatttgagGATGGACTAAAGCAGAGAATACTGCTTATTTGGCAAGCAAAAAGTCTGCAATGGTGGGATTTGTTTTCTAGAGctagttttaaatatttttgtgttttactaAAATATAGGCCTTTTCAAAATGCTGATGTAATTTGTAAGCTTTCGGGTGCTCAAGGATGAAAGGAACTTTATGTGAATTACTGCCTTATGCCTCATGTCAGTACTTCAGTGTTAGCACCATGCTGTCACTGTGACATCCATTGCTGGCAGCAACCTATGGCTTGGTGCTTGGTGAAGGTTTCAAAGTAGCCCTGCTTTTGCTCTTGCTTGGATTTTGTAACTGGTTCATGACACTTAGATGACCTATTTAGAGCAAACACGGTGGCATTGTGCTACTACAGCATAATTTTTATGATGTAAGAATGTGTCAGCCTTGTCTGAGCATCCACACCTAATGTTTAACTACCTGTGTCTCTGTTGATGCATCCTTTAAAACTTAGTCAGCGTGCCCCAGAAAGTGATTCCAAAGATAATGTTGGAAGACAGGTGTGCTGTGCTGAGTGCAGTGATGGGTTTTAgagtgctctgccaccctgctggctgctgaggaaaaaggactgtggcacagccaggtggTCCCAGCTCATGGCCAAAGGGTTACCCCTGGAGTATGAACAATGCCATGGTTCCtacagggctgtgccagcagctgttgACTGACCCTGATGGTTTTCTTTGCAGAGCTTGACAGGCCACACAACCCCCATCGAGAGCCTACAAGTCAACCCAAATGAGAAGCTCATAGTTGCAGGGTCCCGGTCAGGGTCCATTCGAGTTTGGGACCTGGAAGCTGCCAAAGGTATGTGCCCATGAGTTTTTGCTCCTGGTCATACATACTCTTTGGGGAATCCTTATGTTCAATGCCTATATCGACCCAGAAGGTTTCTGATTTAAGAAGGAACAGGAGCTTCGTATTGCTTTCATCTTCATCTGCATCTCCCTTTTTTGTCCTTTTACTGAGGGTATGGAGCTGTGTATTCACGCTTGAGCAGAAATTTGGACATGTTTTGGGGACACTGATCTGAGGAACTAGTTTCTAAGGTTTTGACCTGAGTGTGTCAAAATCTATATTCCAGTTTCCATGCACGTATAGATAGCTAGGCATATAGAATTTGTGTTCAGAGTCTCAACTTAGAATTCTCAACCTTAATAAAAGGATCCCAAACCAGATTGGAAGTTTTAAGTTTATTAAGTTCTGCATAAATGCAGGAATCTTCTGCTTGTTGACTTCCTGTTCTTAGgttctaactttttttttttcctctagcaATTTTTATGCTCTCCTGCTCTTGCATGGCCACATAAATAGACAAAGGCctaatttttaataaactgtAAAAGCTATGAACTCATCAAGCTCTGATCCCTTAAAGGCCACTGTTGAGTCATGctttatttattgcattttcctCAAATCCTAGAATGAGTTTGCAAAGGTATCATAAATCACTTGAGTGCATTCCAGCAGGAATACCAGAAAATGACTGAATATTTCTTATAGGTTACTACTTGTTCATAGAAGGAATGTGTAATGAAAATAGACTTACACTGGCTGAGCTAAGGAGGCAAACCACAGGCAGcatcaaaaatgaaaagcacTGATGTCATTCAGACACTTAGAATCAGTTCAGCTATGGAATAGTTTGGCTCTGCCTGTGGGGAGTAGCTGATCTGGCTGCATTTATTAGAAGACTTATGAGCCAGTGTCTTTGCAAATGTCCACCCCAGCTCTGGCTCAAGAGCTAATTTCTGCCAGGGGAATCATCAGCTTGTTCCAGATGACAGATGAGGGAGAGGGATTGCCCTTGTTATTATCTGAGCAGTTTTTCTTAGAGCTGAGTTCTGCATTTGTCACTGCTTGCTGAGATATGATGTACCAGTTCTACTGGTCCTTTCTGGTTTCCAGAATTACAGGGGGTGTTACTCGATGACTTGCTGAAACACTGATTGTTTCTTTGTCTCCTGCTTCCTATGCATCCATTTCCTGTCTTTATGGTAATTCTTGCAAGGGGCAATTGAAGGACTCCAGGGTGAATATTGGAACCTAAGAGGTGGTGACTGGATGGGATGCAGAGTCCTGGGAAAGGGTCTGTCTAATAACTGCAGGGTGAATGCTGCAGGCAGTCAAGACTGTTTCACTTCATTTCCCAGCCAAAACTGTTCCTCCTCTGGCCCATTTTGCTGTCTATGTAACAAATGGAAAGATGCACTGCCTGCCAGCTGCCTCATTTCAGAATGGAGATCTTTTGAATTCTGTCTGTAGTTTCCATACCTAAGGACAGGACTGTCATTAAGTTAATTGATCATGAGCTTTCTATTGCTGTTTCTTTGCATTGCTGGGGTAAAGTCAGGGGCATTTCCACAAAATAATGTATATTCCCATAAAATAACGGTGGGGATAGTGTGGCTATCCCCATGACACTTCTGCATGGTGTCTGGTGGAAGTGAACTattaaatgtttttcccctcttccttctctctgctctgcttctccttttcccagTTCTTCGTACCCTACCAGGTCACAAAGCAAATATCTGCAGCCTTCATTTCCATCCTTTTGGAAGCTTTGTGGCATCTGGCTCTTTGGACACCAACATTAAGGTAAAACCCAGCTTCCAGCAGAGATTTCCCTCTTTACTTGCAGTGTCTTTGTTTTGAAGAGTGCCGGAACATGTTTTTTGTCAAGCTGTTGGTGGATGCTGCACATCATCATTTCCATGTGTGGGCAGGTGTGTTTGTGAGTGCTTGTGAAATCCGTGTGTGTATTTTCACAGCCAGCTCATAAATGTGACTCCTCTGGTGTGGAATGTGGCTCTGAGTAAGGTGCCAGCCAAGACCTGGTGTCAGCAACTACAGATGTCCTGGTTGCTGTGGATTGTATCTGCTTCCTCAGGCTGGTGTTTGACTGTCAGAACTGAGCTGCTGTAGTAAGAGATACCTTCCAGGAGTGATTCTCACTTGGGGAGTTAGAAAATACCCCTAAGGCCTACAGGGGTTCAGCAGCCCATTCATTCTGCAGTATCTGTTAGCTTGGTGACACAGAGATCCCTTGTTCTGGCAGGACCCTTGAGCTCCCAACATACTGCTCTAAACATacaatttgtttgcttttcttccttgtagCTCTGGGATGTAAGAAGAAAAGGCTGTATCTTCACATTCaaggtaaaatatttcattaggTTTTGCAAAGAGGggataaatatttatttgaggACTTGTGAGCAAACCTAAATGTGATTATGTACAGTGAACTTCCTGGTTTTCCAGCATGAAAATAAGATCTGCATGATTTGTGAAGTGGCCTGACAAACCTCAGCAGGCCTCTGCAAGCTGTATGAGAATATGAAATGGATATTATAGGATATCAATGGGTATCATGTGCTATAGTGTGGATGGCTTCAGTGGAGGATGGAGAGCATCCGTGAGGGTTTCTTTATATTCTTAATGGTATTACCACTGCACTGAGATGGTTCTGTTCTTGGGACCTTTTTCTATCTGAAGAACTTGTTGTATATTAATTTAATGTAGAAACCAGAGACTAAGCACTTCTGACCATATGTAAATCTGTAATTTAGAACTGATTCTTATTAGTGAAGCCAGATCTGTATTTACTGTACTTAAACTGATGGCATAAGTGACTAGGTGAGAGAGATTACACACATTTAGTGTGGCTGGGTGTAGTGTCTTGAGTACAGTGTTGTGTTCTGCAAGCTGTGAGCTCTGTAAAACACTTAATTGATTTTAGTTTATTATATTGTATAGGATTGAAAGACAAAAGCCAGaatactgtttgttttcctgatttCAGGGTCACACAGAAGCAGTTCGGTGTCTCCGCTTCAGCCCTGATGGGAAATGGGTGGCCTCTGCTGCTGATGATCACACTGTAAAGGTAATTTATTGTGACACCTTCCTTATGTGCTTGTGATACAGGGGAATGCTGGGATTGTCTTTTTACCAGGCATTACCAGCACTCACTCATAAATACCCTTAGTTCATTTGGCAGCTGGCTGAGCCCCAGAGATTGGTTTTCTTATGGGGATCCTGTCTGATGGCCCACAACACCCATGGAAGAGCTGCATGGGTTGAAATGCCCTTATCCAGCAGACACATTGGGAGAGACTATTCAcagaaaaatcaatgttttgATGTAGTAGAGTGGTGATACCTGAATGTTGGCCTCAGTAACCTTGTAGAATGAATTGTCCACAGCACATTGCTTCACCAGACTAATTTCTGGCTCTGTTTGTGTTATACACATTACATGTGATTATCAGCCTGAAAATTGCTGTCAGGATTGAGCAGAGCAAGAGAAAGAGTTCAGGAAAGTATTGATTGAAATAATGATTTCAGTTATTTCACATGGAGTATGGAGGAATGGAGATGAAggactgattttattttcagcttcacATGAAATTAACTGATCAGTTATTTCACTACATTTTCAAATGTGGACTTGAGCACAGGAAGAAGGAATTGCTAAGGCATTCAGAgcttttggatttttgtttgttcatgtTTGAGATACAGTCTGTGGGAACAGATGGAACTGCTATATTTTGTCTCAGTCTCTAAATATAAACCAGAAACTTCTAGGGGACAAgttacatggaaaataaaagataatgcaaaaaaaaaaaaaaacaaaaaaaaacccaacaaaaaaacaccaccccAAAACAAAGCCTTAAATTATTTGGATGGTACCCTTTCCCTGATTATTGCTGTCTTTGACAGACTTGGGTCTGTTCTTGGGGGAGGGAGGTGTTAGAAAGTTGCCAGTACAAGGAAATCCCAAGTGTATTGGAAATCTCTAACATTAAATATCTTCAAGAgtctctgttttttcctcctttcagctGTGGGATCTGACTGCTGGGAAGTTGATGTTTGAGTTTACAGGACACACTGGCCCAGTAAATGTTGTTGAATTCCATCCCAATGAGTACCTTTTGGCTTCTGGCAGCTCTGACAGGTACATAAGGGGAGGGAGAAAGTAGGGAAATGTATATGTCTGTTCCATTTCCTGATGCCCTTCCTTGTAGGAATATGACCAAGAGGAATGTCACTCAATTCAAACCTGCCATTGCAAGAGCCAGACATGTAGACAGTAGGACATGACATCTGTGATGGGCAGAACATGGAGATCTTCCCTTCTCATCCAAAATTGATGGCACCTGCTGCCACACTAGAAATCAACGTGTAGCCCCAAGCCTCTCACAAATTCAGCTGACATCCTGTGTGAACAGCAGGCAGCCCTGCTATATTCTGGTAATACAGAACACCTGGCAGGGTGTTCTCTTAGCTCTGGGCCAGCTCTAAATGCCTGTCCATGTCTAGAGCCTCTAAGTATCTCTGTCTGGATTTATGGATCTTAGCTAGAGCAGCGTTCTCTGTAGGTCACTGTATGTGCACAACTGCAAAAGTAATTCTGttagtgttttgtttaaaatctgGATCCTACTGTGATTTCTAGAGCGATGAGCAATGAATTTTGTTGTGTTGTGTGTACAGGACTGTTCGGTTCTGGGACTTGGAGAAGTTTCAAGTTGTGAGCTGTATTGAAGAGGAGGCCACTCCTGTCAGGTACATTAAATTCCTACTGAAATGTGCTAGGCAGAGACTAAAGGTGGGGTGAAGGGGGGGTTTCCTCAGAGAGAGACTTTACTGGGGAGAAATTTGGGCTGCTGGACATACTGCACAGGCCCACCAGGCTGCACAGGTGAACACCACATTGCAAGGTTCATTGTTAGAAACAGAACTGAAGGTGTTCAGTGTAGTCAGAGATCCACAAGGACTGAGCAAGGTGGGAAATGCTGTACCTGAttctcctcctgccttcctcccagGTGTGTGCTCTTCAACCCGGATGGCTGCTGCTTGTACAGCGGCTTCCAGGATTCGCTGCGTGTGTACGGCTGGGAGCCAGAGCGCTGTTTTGATGTGGTCTTGGTGAACTGGGGAAAAGTAGCTGACTTGTCTATCAGCAACAACCAGCTGGTAAGACACTGCTCCTGAGGCAGGGGTAGGCAGCTGTGAAACACAAGATAAAATCCTGCTGCCTCCTTGCAGGCCTTCAGACCTGTAAGCTTGTGTCAGGGCTTGCAGCATGCCCAAAGGCTGTGTGCCTTGTGCTCCACGTTGTGTCTCTGCCTTGTGGAGGAAAGAACTGGAGCTTAGTTTGACCAGTATTTAGAAGCTATGCTTGGTAAAAATTTTATCCAAGCCGTTCATAAATTGCTGGCAACTTCAGGTTGAAAAATCCGCAGCACTGAACTGAGCAGTCCTCAAGCACAGTTGCTCAGGGTCACTCCATTGTGCCTGTTCTCAAAAGGGCTGGTGTGCACCCTACTCCTTGGTGAATTATCTTGATCTTTTGCCTCTGCAGATAGGAGTTTCCTTTGCACAAAGCACAGTCTCTTCCTTCGTTGTGGATCTCAGCAGAGTCCCAAAGTCAGATTCTGTTCCTCACGGGTTGATCAGGGACGACCAGCCTCTTGTGCCACCTACCCCCACAGGGTCCTCCCTTCGCCGCATCTACGACAGGCCCTCAACGAGCTGCAGCAAGCCGCAGAGGTGAGGCAGTCTGCTGGCTTGTTGAGTTTCCAGATTTTAAGGAAATGTCCCACACACTCagtgttctctctctctctctctctctgacaaTATGGCTTCCCCTGACAACAACTGTTTTTCCACAGCAGAGTGAAGCACAACTCGGAGAGTGAGAGGCACAGTCCTAGCAGTGAAGATGACCGGGATGAGAAGGAATCAAAGGCTGAGATCCAGAACCAGGAGGATTACAAAGAGATCTTCCAGCCCAAGAATGCAATTTGTCAGTACCAGGGTTTATAGTGCTTTTGAGTAGTGTTTGGGTTTGACATCAGGGCGCTAAACTGATTGAATAGAACTGACCTTTGGTGTACTGTAACAGAGACTTCACCTGTGACTGGAGAGTTTAAAAAGCTTTCCTTTAATATTCTGTGCTTGGACACTGACACACGGATCATGTTGGTGAATGGCTTAAAGGAGGCACCTTTACAAGGGTACAGTGATGTCTCTTTGAAGCTTGGCTCAGAATTTAGAGCTTCATTGCACATGTGCTGCCTTCCTGTTCTGATTAGAGTGCTAAGGGAATTTTATTAGCTTAGAATTTTGATATGTATATCAAAATCAGCAGTCTTCATTAAAGaaggaaaggcaaaatattttgttaaagcAAAGACTGTTGTTTAGGAGGCATTGTGCAGTGTCTGTATCTCATATTTATGCAAATTATAAAAATGAGATACTCTTTCTGAGAAGTTAATTGCATTACTTTAATTTACTTATATAAATCAATAACAGAGGGTggatttttcctaatatcatTTATCATGACAGTGCCTTGTCTCACACTTCacacctctgcagcagcagtgaacAACAGGGGTCAGTTTTGTCCCTTCTATCCATGAAGTCTGAAAGCTTTTAGCTAAATTCAACAGTAGTGCCAAGGTCCAAAAGAGATAACTCTGCTTGTTTTATCACTGATTACCCTCATGTGTGGAGTTGTTGGAGATTTCTCTGCTTCAAGGTTGACTTACCACTTATCTGTAGCCTTGGATGCtccttcatttatttattatttaaatctttttctGTAGGCCGAACTCCTCCTCGAAATGAGCcctttcctgcccctcctgAGGATGGTGAGTATGGAAATGACCCCTTGGTGGGGATGGGGTTAATGCCCTCAAAAGAGAGAGAGCTGCCCAAAGGCAGAAATTACTCCTTGCAGTACAGCTAAACAGAACCTTTGCTCTCAACTCTTGAAAGTAACAATCAGTTTCTGCTTTCCCACTTCTCTCCCTCTTGGTagagcctggagctgcaaaGGAAGCCGTGAAGCCCAGCCAAGCTGCGGATGTCCAGACCTCGCTGCCAAAGCAAGAGCTCGTACGTACTGTGTGCTCTGTGAATCGCTGTTCCTGCTCCCTCTGTGAACCatgtgcagagctggagaaTTTGTGATTTCTGCTCAGGCTGATTCCTTCACTGCAGGGCAGTAAAAGTGCAGCTCCAGGCTTTGTGCTGCCAAGTGTCTTGCCTTAGCAGTGGAACCAAGGCCAAGCCTCCTACAGGCTCTGTTGTTTTAGTTTGCTGCTTGTGCTTGCAGTGGTGCTTCTCCTTGCATCTCAAAATTGGGACACTCAGACAATCAAGTGCCAGGTTTCTACAAATGCTTGAATAGAGGCTGTTTGTTGCCAAAAGTGCAAGCATTTGATGGGCCAGTATTCATTTTACTGGCTTCTTTAGAATTCTCTCTTAGCCTGGCCACAGCCCATTGCCCTAATTTCAGATAACAATAACAGCACTTGGCAGTTCTGCTGGGGCATCTCCGTGTTCTTTACAAGCCTTAATCGCATCATGGTGTGTACCTGAGAGACACTTTATTGCCTCTTAAATTATGCTT
This Vidua chalybeata isolate OUT-0048 chromosome 11, bVidCha1 merged haplotype, whole genome shotgun sequence DNA region includes the following protein-coding sequences:
- the KATNB1 gene encoding katanin p80 WD40 repeat-containing subunit B1 isoform X2: MAVAVTTKTAWKLQEIMAHSSNVSSVVLGKGSGRMLATGGDDCRVNIWSVSKPNCIMSLTGHTTPIESLQVNPNEKLIVAGSRSGSIRVWDLEAAKVLRTLPGHKANICSLHFHPFGSFVASGSLDTNIKLWDVRRKGCIFTFKGHTEAVRCLRFSPDGKWVASAADDHTVKLWDLTAGKLMFEFTGHTGPVNVVEFHPNEYLLASGSSDRTVRFWDLEKFQVVSCIEEEATPVRCVLFNPDGCCLYSGFQDSLRVYGWEPERCFDVVLVNWGKVADLSISNNQLIGVSFAQSTVSSFVVDLSRVPKSDSVPHGLIRDDQPLVPPTPTGSSLRRIYDRPSTSCSKPQRVKHNSESERHSPSSEDDRDEKESKAEIQNQEDYKEIFQPKNAICRTPPRNEPFPAPPEDEPGAAKEAVKPSQAADVQTSLPKQELPDPVQRPPIASSTSLTRTEPSVIPAARNEPIGLKASDFLPAVKNQSQTELVDEEAMSQIRKGHETMCVVLTSRHKNLDTVRAVWSTSDIKNSLDSAVAINDLSVVVDLLNIVNQKASLWKLDLCTIVLPQIEKLLQSKYESYVQTGCTSLKLILQRFLPLITDMLAAPPSVGVDISREERLHKCKLCYKQLKNISNVVKNKSGLSGRHGSAFRELLLLMAVLD
- the KATNB1 gene encoding katanin p80 WD40 repeat-containing subunit B1 isoform X1, whose protein sequence is MAVAVTTKTAWKLQEIMAHSSNVSSVVLGKGSGRMLATGGDDCRVNIWSVSKPNCIMSLTGHTTPIESLQVNPNEKLIVAGSRSGSIRVWDLEAAKVLRTLPGHKANICSLHFHPFGSFVASGSLDTNIKLWDVRRKGCIFTFKGHTEAVRCLRFSPDGKWVASAADDHTVKLWDLTAGKLMFEFTGHTGPVNVVEFHPNEYLLASGSSDRTVRFWDLEKFQVVSCIEEEATPVRCVLFNPDGCCLYSGFQDSLRVYGWEPERCFDVVLVNWGKVADLSISNNQLIGVSFAQSTVSSFVVDLSRVPKSDSVPHGLIRDDQPLVPPTPTGSSLRRIYDRPSTSCSKPQSRVKHNSESERHSPSSEDDRDEKESKAEIQNQEDYKEIFQPKNAICRTPPRNEPFPAPPEDEPGAAKEAVKPSQAADVQTSLPKQELPDPVQRPPIASSTSLTRTEPSVIPAARNEPIGLKASDFLPAVKNQSQTELVDEEAMSQIRKGHETMCVVLTSRHKNLDTVRAVWSTSDIKNSLDSAVAINDLSVVVDLLNIVNQKASLWKLDLCTIVLPQIEKLLQSKYESYVQTGCTSLKLILQRFLPLITDMLAAPPSVGVDISREERLHKCKLCYKQLKNISNVVKNKSGLSGRHGSAFRELLLLMAVLD